The genomic DNA CAGCTCGTGGAAGATCTGCCACTCCGGGTGCGGCGTCCCCGGCGCGGACCGCCGGATCAACTGCTGCTCGGAACCGTCCGGCGCGCGGTAGCGCAACACGGCCTGATACCCCGGTCCGACGGTCGGCTGCCCCTGCGGCGGATAGCCGTAGGCAGGCTGCTGCTGCCCGGGGAAGGGCTGCCCCGGCATGGGGCGACCGGGCATCTGCTGCCCCGGGGGCGGCATGGCACCGGGAGGCATGGCTCCGGGAGGTACCGCGCCCTGTGGCGGGGCCCCCGACGGCATACCCGGGCTGCCCAACGCACCGGGCGCGCCCGGGAATTGCGGCGGCGGAGGCACGCCGGGCCCACCCACCGGGGGCCCGGCCAACACGGTCTCGGCGTGATGCACGGCACCGGGAGCACCGGGCGCGCCGGGCATCCCCGGGGCACCCGGCGGCTGAGGCGCACCGGGAGAGCCGGGGGCACCAGGGACACCCGGCGGCTGCGGAGCCCTCGGCCCCGCGGACGCGGGCCCGCCCCCCTGCCCGGGATCGGCAAACATCGTCGCGGCATGGTGCACCCCACCCGGAGGCGTACCCCCAGGGGTGTTCGGTGCACCGGGCCCACCCGGCGGCGTACCGGGCGGCTGCGGCGCACCGGGCCCGTCCGGACCGAGCCCCGAGACCATCTGCGTGGCCACGTACCCCCCGCCCGGCGGCGGAGGAGGAGGAGGCGGCGGCGAGCCAGCCGCACCGCCCGGCCGCGCACCCGGCGTCCCCGGCGCACCCGGCGGAGGCGGCGTCCTCGAACCACCGCCCCGGCGCGGCGGAGGCGCCGCCTTGCTGGTGGCGGCGTCGGCGATGTCCCCGGCATTGGGCGCGAGCGCCCGCCCCGGCACACCGGGAGGCTGAGGCACGTTACCGGCACCGCCGGGCTCCTGCGGATACCCGTAGGCGGACGCCCCCGGCGAAGGCGCACCCTGCGGACCACCGGGAGCCGGCGCGGCACCCGGAGCGCCCGGTCCTTGGGGATACCCGTACGACGACGAACCCGGCGCCCCAGGCTGCCCCTGCCCCTGCCCCTGCGGATACCCGTACGACGAAGGCGTGTTGCCCTGAGGCGCACCCGACCGCCCGCCCGGGCCCTGCGAACCCGGCGAACCCGGCGAACCCGGCGAACCCCCGCCCCCACTCCCCGAGTTGGACTCGCCCATCGCCGGAGACACGGCCGTACGCGGGAGTTGGCTGCCGCCGGACATCAGGGCGGTCTGGGCGTCGGCCGGGGTGGTGTCCTCGGGCTCGCTCAGCGGTGGCGCGAAGACGGTAGCGGGCAGCGGTACCGAACGGTCCTCGCCGGCATCCGCGTTGGTGTCGGTCCCCGCCCAGGGGGTGGCCCCGGCCGGCACGGGGGGCGAGTCCGGCGCCCCGGACCCCCCGGCGTCCGGCCAAGCCGAAGCGGCCGGCACCCCGGCCTGCGTCTCCGGAAGCGACCTCCGCGCCGAACCCGAACCCGGAACCGGTCCCGGCACCGAAGCCGAGCCCGAAGCCCCAACTCCCGCCCCCGCGGCCGGAGTCGAAGCCGGTGCCCCACCCCCCGTCCCCGCGGCCGGAGTCGAGGCGGACTCCCCCCGCCGGTCCGGGATCCCCAGCTTGTCCGCCGCCTCCTGCAACCACTCCGGCGGACTCAGCAGGAACGAGGTCTGATTGAGGTCCACGCGGGCAGGCGCGGCCGCCGGCACCGCGTCGGCGACCTCGTCGGGGCGGCCGTACTCCTCCTCGTAGCGGCGGATGACCTCACCCACCGGCAGCGAGGGCCACAGCGTGGCCTCGCCACTGTCACGGGCGAGCACCAGCCGCTGGGCGCCGCCGTCCGAACGCGGCCCCTCGGCCCGGTCCTCGGCCCAGATCACGAAGCCGAGTTCGAACTCCCGCACCCGCACCTCGCGATGCTGGTACGACGGCACATCGCCGTTGATCCACTCCTCGGCGCGCTCCTGCGCCTGCGCGAAGGTCACCATCGGTCAGCTCACTCCCCCACCGCGGACGCCGCGGACGCCGACGCCGCGGACGGCACCGGAACGGACCGCGCGAACCCGCCGTCCACCATCAGATTCGCCACCGTCTCCAACTCCGGGGGATTTCCCGCGAGTCGGGCGAGGAACTGGTCGAAGTCGTCCCCGGCGGGCAGCAGCAGCCGCTCCACACGGGCGGCCGGCGCCCAGGACGGATCGACGTCGCGGGCATCGTCGTAGGCGCAGAACCAGACCGACCCGATCCCCTGACCCTTCACCTTCACGGCGAGGAGGCCGCCCTGGACGAAGCCGACGCCCAGGTAGTCCTTGGTGAGATGGTCGCGCAGGCATTTGTTGACGTAGACGAGGTCGTTGACGGCGGCCTCGTCGCGGACCGTGAAGAACGGCTGGTCGATCAGCAGCCCCAACTCGGCGTCCAGGGCGGTGCCGACGGGCGCGCAGCCGCCGGCCGCCTTGAGGAACGAGCGGTAGGCGCCCGGGAGTCGGTAGCCGAGGTCCTCCTCGACGCCCTGCACCTGTGCCTCGGTGACCGCGACCGCCGACCTCGGCAGCCCGAAGTGCGCGGGGCGGGTCTCCTGGAGGGGGCGGGTGCCGCGCTTGCCGTGGTCGACGGCCGACGTGGCGATCCCGCCGTGGTGGCGCAGCAGCGCCTTGACGTCGACGGGGACGAGTTCGAGGCGTCGGGTGCCGACCACGTGGTGCCAGGTCCAGTTGTGCGGGGTGGCCACCGCGGGCACGGTGTCCCACAGCTCGTGTCCGGTCGCGGCGAGGGCCGCGTTCGCCGACACGTAGTCCGTCAGGCGCAGTTCGTCGACCCCGAAGCCGTCCGGCGGCTCGGCGATCTCCGCGGCCGCGCGCGCGTACGGCGAGAAGTCGGGGTAGCCGTGCTCGTCCATCCGCACCCCTCTGGGGTGACGGGCCGCCCGGACCGGGTCCGGGAAGTGCACGACCTGCCCGGCGTAGGCCGCGTTCGGTGGCGCGGCTCGCTGCCCGAGCCGACCTGTCGTCATGGCGGTTGCCCCCTGCGGCATTCAGTACGATTCACAGCGGCCGAATGTCCAACTCGCCCCGCTGTGCCCCGTATCGACTGTCTCGTCTTCTTGACGTCTTCGTTCGACCGTCTCCCCGCGTGTCTCCACGCGTCGACCGCGTGGATCGCGGTGCGGACAGCCTATGCGGTACGGCGGCACCGGTCACCGGCAGCGGTCGGCGGCACCCCTCACCGGACCTTCACTTCCGTGACCTGCCGTCACCCCGTCGTGACAGCCCGCCGAAGCCCTGGCGTGTCGCACCGCCCCAGCTACCGCACCAGCCACGGCATTTGGCACTCTGTGACCCGCCGGGGGATGCTCGGGAGGGGATGACGATCATGAACGCGACACAGACGGGGCCGCACACCGGGGCGCACACGGGGTCCTCGGGCGACCCCAGGGTCGGCTGGAGCGCCACCGAGGGACGGCACGCGCCGGCCCTCAGCCACCGCCGTGACGGCATACTCCCGACCGTCGCCGCCGCCCTCTCCGTGCGCGGCGCCACCACCCTCACCGGCACCGCCGCCCGCGCCGACCAGGCGCCCGCGCTGCACCCGCTCGTGCAGGACTTCCTCGACACCCTCACCAGCGCCCAGCGCGACCGGTTCACCGGCCGCTGCGCCGAGGCGATCCTGATCTCCCGCCACATCGCCGCCGCCGACGCCGCCCGCAGCAAGCGCGCCGCACGCAAGCCGATGACCAACGGCGAGGCCCGCAAGACCCTCAAGCAGGCCAAGCTCACCGCCCGCCGCATCCGCGAGGACGGCGACCCCCTGCACGGCAGCTTCGCGACACCGTGCCGAGCCTGCGCGGCCCTGAGCGCCCACTTCGGCGTCCGAGTGGTGGACCCCGCAACGGAGAACGCCTGACACCCACCCCCTGCACAGCACGGACCCCATGTCGCCGACGATCGAAGGGCAGATGCAAGCCGACCGCCACTCCACCACGCGCTTTTCCGTACCCGTGGACGCCGCCCTGCGCGCCGCGGGCTGGCAGCCCGGCCGCTGGGACATAAAGCAGGCCGAGATCTGGGCGGACACCTTGCGCGACCACACCTCGCCCGCGGGACACCAGCACGCCGTGTTCCCGGCGGCGGTCGAGGCCTGGGCCGAGTTCGGCGGCCTGCACATCACGCCCTCCGGGCCCGGCCGCCAGATCTCCCCCGTGGCACTCCACCTGGACCCGCTGCACGGCCTTCACATGGCCCGCACACTCGGCGACCTCGGCCGCGCCCTGGACACCGACGTCAGCCCCCTGGGCGAGGAACCCGACACCCAGTCCCTCCTGGCCATCGACTCCGCGGGCCGCGTCTACGCCCTGGACCACACCGGCGACTGGTACCTGGGCCCCGACATCGACCAGGCCCTGGCGACCCTCGTCTCGGGCATCGAACCGGTACGCCTGACGACAGGCTGAGCGATCGCGCGGCACGATCGCGCGGCAGATGGGCTGCCGCCACCCGCGTACGGCGAGAAGGTGCCGTGTCGGGGGGTGTCCGCCCGCAGCGGTTCGCGCGTCAACAAGGCCCCTTCTTGAGTGACCGATTCCGCGCCGTTCCGAGGACGGACACCCCCCGGCGCGGCACCGACCCACCACGAACCGCGGGCGAACCACCCACACACCCGCAGCCTCAAGCCGCCGGAATAACCGCCGACACCCGAAACCCACCCGCATCCGTAGGCCCCGAAACAAACACCCCGCCCAGCGCAAGCACCCGCTCCCGCATCCCCACCAGCCCGTTCCCCCCGGAGGGCAGCCGCGCAGCCGACGCGGACGCGAGCTCGGGCGGCGGTTCGTTCTCGACCTGCATAGCGATCTCGGACACCCGATGCGCGAGCCGTACATGCGTCTTCGCACCCGCCGCGTGCTTGTGGACGTTCGTCAACGCCTCCTGCACCACCCGGTACGCGGTCTGTTCGATCTCCGCCGCGTACGAGCGGGTCTCGCCCTCCACGGACAGGTCGACGGCCATCCCGGCCGCCGCGGACTGCCCGAGCAGCTCGTCCACGTCCGACAGACAGGGCCCCTCGCCCGTGCCCTCGTCGTCAACGGCCCGCGAAGCCGCCGCGGCGGCGGCCACCCCCACAGCGACCAGCGGTACGGCGGCGCGCTCGCGCACGTCCCGGCCGTCCCCGCTCCTCAGCACCCCGAGCATCTCCCGC from Streptomyces sp. NBC_01478 includes the following:
- a CDS encoding SUKH-4 family immunity protein; the encoded protein is MVTFAQAQERAEEWINGDVPSYQHREVRVREFELGFVIWAEDRAEGPRSDGGAQRLVLARDSGEATLWPSLPVGEVIRRYEEEYGRPDEVADAVPAAAPARVDLNQTSFLLSPPEWLQEAADKLGIPDRRGESASTPAAGTGGGAPASTPAAGAGVGASGSASVPGPVPGSGSARRSLPETQAGVPAASAWPDAGGSGAPDSPPVPAGATPWAGTDTNADAGEDRSVPLPATVFAPPLSEPEDTTPADAQTALMSGGSQLPRTAVSPAMGESNSGSGGGGSPGSPGSPGSQGPGGRSGAPQGNTPSSYGYPQGQGQGQPGAPGSSSYGYPQGPGAPGAAPAPGGPQGAPSPGASAYGYPQEPGGAGNVPQPPGVPGRALAPNAGDIADAATSKAAPPPRRGGGSRTPPPPGAPGTPGARPGGAAGSPPPPPPPPPGGGYVATQMVSGLGPDGPGAPQPPGTPPGGPGAPNTPGGTPPGGVHHAATMFADPGQGGGPASAGPRAPQPPGVPGAPGSPGAPQPPGAPGMPGAPGAPGAVHHAETVLAGPPVGGPGVPPPPQFPGAPGALGSPGMPSGAPPQGAVPPGAMPPGAMPPPGQQMPGRPMPGQPFPGQQQPAYGYPPQGQPTVGPGYQAVLRYRAPDGSEQQLIRRSAPGTPHPEWQIFHELRGMNIPPDQVLELHTELESCELPGAYCARMIREQWPQARIASIAPYGTDHASRQQGMRELIAHQGELHQVADGPARLAPVRAPLPPVQPTPPVPPEAIAQELAGAFGPGVFRFEQAAVSRQGVPPVVAHTLVAAGLPMDMGPFFWAQAQPGRPVPTLAELAQERGVRPSADAGSYLVMGSDFGKAICVQYGTANIVAVPVEAGPGGAPVPPQFVNTGLPEFARCLALLGRMWRLRYGLNQEQAGRWTVDFQAQLVSLDPAALGSPESWWSVLLEQMWDGLL
- a CDS encoding SMI1/KNR4 family protein, yielding MTTGRLGQRAAPPNAAYAGQVVHFPDPVRAARHPRGVRMDEHGYPDFSPYARAAAEIAEPPDGFGVDELRLTDYVSANAALAATGHELWDTVPAVATPHNWTWHHVVGTRRLELVPVDVKALLRHHGGIATSAVDHGKRGTRPLQETRPAHFGLPRSAVAVTEAQVQGVEEDLGYRLPGAYRSFLKAAGGCAPVGTALDAELGLLIDQPFFTVRDEAAVNDLVYVNKCLRDHLTKDYLGVGFVQGGLLAVKVKGQGIGSVWFCAYDDARDVDPSWAPAARVERLLLPAGDDFDQFLARLAGNPPELETVANLMVDGGFARSVPVPSAASASAASAVGE
- a CDS encoding YwqJ-related putative deaminase, translated to MTIMNATQTGPHTGAHTGSSGDPRVGWSATEGRHAPALSHRRDGILPTVAAALSVRGATTLTGTAARADQAPALHPLVQDFLDTLTSAQRDRFTGRCAEAILISRHIAAADAARSKRAARKPMTNGEARKTLKQAKLTARRIREDGDPLHGSFATPCRACAALSAHFGVRVVDPATENA
- a CDS encoding SUKH-3 domain-containing protein gives rise to the protein MQADRHSTTRFSVPVDAALRAAGWQPGRWDIKQAEIWADTLRDHTSPAGHQHAVFPAAVEAWAEFGGLHITPSGPGRQISPVALHLDPLHGLHMARTLGDLGRALDTDVSPLGEEPDTQSLLAIDSAGRVYALDHTGDWYLGPDIDQALATLVSGIEPVRLTTG